From the genome of Bradyrhizobium elkanii USDA 76, one region includes:
- a CDS encoding TrbI/VirB10 family protein, with the protein MAIGREDEHQGDTPSVAPPDLRLRGERPRVTRLSRKVLIGLGAVSALAVAGALGYALQTGNKLQSGQELLSTQNRPSAEGLAELPKDYTGLPRQAPPLGPPLPGDLGKPILNAGAAPNTIAATSDPETQHGVQEIEAARVSRLFAQTAQQPQSVGQPIPNASTGATPTPAATPPVDAGSAQNMQDRKTAFLNAATDKRTVSPDRLEAKASPYIVQAGTVIPAALITGIRSDLPGQVTAQVTEAVYDSPSGKYLLVPQGAKLIGQYDSSVAFGQSRILLIWTRIIMPDGNSIVLERQPGADTGGYAGLEDEVDNHWGMLFKAAVLSTMLSVGAEAGTSQNENNLVQAIRSGASNSISQTGQQIVQRQLNIQPTLTIRPGFPVRVIVTRDLVLAPYGKGGTP; encoded by the coding sequence ATGGCGATAGGCAGGGAAGACGAACATCAAGGCGATACTCCGTCTGTCGCGCCGCCGGACCTTCGGCTCCGAGGCGAGCGGCCCCGTGTCACACGGCTCTCGCGCAAGGTCCTTATCGGCCTCGGCGCTGTGTCTGCCCTGGCAGTCGCGGGCGCGCTCGGCTATGCCCTCCAGACCGGCAATAAGCTGCAGAGCGGCCAAGAACTGCTCAGCACCCAGAACCGACCTTCGGCCGAGGGGCTGGCCGAGTTGCCGAAGGACTATACTGGCCTGCCGCGTCAAGCGCCGCCGCTCGGGCCGCCGCTGCCTGGCGATCTCGGCAAGCCGATCCTCAACGCAGGCGCCGCACCGAACACCATAGCGGCGACGTCTGATCCCGAGACGCAGCACGGGGTCCAGGAAATCGAGGCGGCGCGAGTTAGCCGCCTCTTTGCCCAAACTGCTCAGCAACCGCAGAGCGTGGGCCAACCAATCCCGAATGCCTCCACTGGCGCCACGCCGACTCCGGCCGCGACACCACCTGTCGATGCAGGATCCGCCCAGAACATGCAGGACCGCAAGACGGCCTTCCTCAACGCTGCGACGGACAAGCGCACGGTCAGTCCAGATCGGCTCGAAGCCAAGGCCTCTCCCTACATCGTGCAGGCCGGCACAGTGATCCCGGCTGCGCTCATCACGGGCATTCGTTCCGATCTGCCTGGCCAAGTCACCGCCCAGGTGACCGAGGCTGTCTATGACAGCCCTTCCGGCAAATATCTTCTGGTTCCCCAGGGTGCGAAGCTGATCGGCCAATACGACAGTTCCGTCGCCTTCGGCCAGTCCCGTATCCTCTTAATCTGGACCCGCATCATCATGCCGGACGGCAACTCGATCGTGCTCGAGCGCCAGCCCGGCGCCGACACCGGTGGTTATGCCGGGCTTGAGGATGAGGTCGACAACCATTGGGGCATGCTGTTCAAAGCCGCCGTCCTCTCGACCATGCTCAGCGTTGGAGCGGAGGCGGGCACGAGCCAGAACGAGAACAACCTCGTTCAAGCAATCCGTAGTGGCGCGTCCAACAGCATCAGCCAGACGGGTCAGCAGATCGTGCAGCGCCAGCTCAACATCCAGCCGACGCTGACCATCCGGCCAGGTTTCCCGGTGCGGGTCATCGTTACGCGAGACCTGGTGCTGGCTCCGTACGGAAAGGGAGGGACGCCATGA
- the trbF gene encoding conjugal transfer protein TrbF has protein sequence MSVFRRSSVRFGRTPEPETPYQRAAQVWDERIGSARVQARNWRLMAFGSLILSCGLAGGLVWQSTHGTVVPWVVQVDKLGEAQAVAPAVADYRPNDPQIAWYLAHFIQIVRSLPADPIIVRHNWLQAYDFTTTAGSVALNDYARANDPFANLGKQQVAIDVSSVIRASPDSFRVAWVEHRFQDGALAGTTRWTAILTIAIQPPTDADRLRKNPLGIYVNAINWSKELGQ, from the coding sequence GTGTCAGTCTTCCGGCGATCGTCGGTCCGCTTCGGCCGTACACCCGAACCCGAAACCCCCTACCAGCGCGCGGCGCAAGTTTGGGACGAACGCATCGGCTCCGCCCGCGTGCAGGCCAGGAACTGGCGGCTGATGGCCTTCGGTTCGCTGATCCTGTCGTGCGGCCTCGCTGGCGGGCTCGTCTGGCAATCCACGCACGGCACCGTCGTTCCCTGGGTGGTGCAGGTCGACAAGCTCGGCGAGGCGCAAGCCGTGGCGCCCGCCGTCGCTGATTACAGGCCGAACGACCCGCAGATTGCCTGGTATCTCGCCCACTTCATCCAGATCGTCCGCTCGCTTCCGGCCGACCCGATCATCGTGAGGCACAACTGGCTGCAGGCTTATGATTTCACGACCACGGCGGGCTCGGTGGCGCTGAACGACTACGCCCGCGCCAATGACCCCTTCGCCAATCTCGGCAAGCAGCAGGTCGCTATCGACGTCTCCAGCGTCATCCGCGCCTCGCCCGACAGTTTTCGCGTCGCCTGGGTCGAACACCGCTTTCAGGATGGGGCGCTCGCCGGCACCACACGTTGGACCGCGATCCTCACGATCGCAATTCAGCCGCCCACCGACGCCGATCGGCTGCGCAAGAATCCACTCGGCATCTACGTCAACGCCATCAACTGGTCAAAGGAGCTGGGACAATGA
- a CDS encoding DUF2274 domain-containing protein, with translation MTKLKLGPLEDDKPVKLTIELPAAVFRDLKSYAEILTRSGGTTTPTEPAKLIAPMIERFMATDRAFAKARRNAAQVVSGSAERSG, from the coding sequence ATGACGAAGCTCAAGCTTGGGCCGCTTGAAGACGACAAGCCGGTGAAGCTCACGATCGAGCTGCCGGCGGCGGTCTTCAGGGATCTCAAAAGCTACGCCGAGATTCTGACGCGTAGCGGAGGCACGACCACACCGACCGAGCCCGCCAAATTGATCGCGCCCATGATCGAGCGTTTCATGGCAACCGACCGCGCCTTTGCAAAAGCTCGCCGAAATGCGGCTCAGGTCGTCTCTGGATCAGCCGAGAGGTCTGGATAG
- the trbG gene encoding P-type conjugative transfer protein TrbG gives MTPPIFSRAGGPASQLIVHQNRKVGDTSPRKPAFAALLMVASALGGCAHNFIPPDINYDSAEPATLTVDPPPPVKIVELPKPLPLPGQLKPLAAGKRVPEAADPKVRVKQANAAARVQPVRNGFINAVQVYPFSGGALYQVYTAPGQITDVALQDGEQLVGSGPVAAGDTVRWIIGDTESGAGATKKIHILVKPTRPELVTNLVINTDRRTYLLELRSTEKTYMASVSWQYPEDQLIALRRQNAAAETAAPIAAGVDLASINFRYSIEGDDPAWRPLRAFDDGNKVYIEFPSGIVQGEMPPLFVIGPAGGSELVNYRVNRNYYIVDRLFAAAELRLGDKDSERRVRIVRTDGRPRSWR, from the coding sequence ATGACCCCGCCGATTTTCTCAAGAGCCGGCGGTCCGGCTTCGCAGCTTATCGTTCACCAAAACCGGAAAGTCGGCGATACGTCTCCCCGTAAACCCGCCTTTGCGGCTTTGCTGATGGTTGCATCGGCGCTTGGCGGCTGCGCACACAATTTCATCCCGCCAGACATCAACTACGATAGCGCAGAGCCGGCGACGCTCACCGTCGATCCGCCGCCGCCCGTCAAGATCGTGGAATTGCCGAAACCGCTGCCGCTGCCCGGGCAGTTGAAACCGCTCGCCGCCGGCAAGCGCGTCCCCGAAGCCGCCGATCCGAAGGTTCGCGTCAAACAGGCTAACGCTGCGGCACGGGTGCAGCCGGTCCGCAATGGCTTCATCAATGCCGTACAGGTCTATCCCTTCTCGGGGGGAGCTCTCTACCAGGTCTATACCGCGCCCGGTCAGATCACGGACGTCGCGTTGCAGGACGGCGAGCAACTCGTCGGCTCCGGACCGGTTGCCGCGGGTGACACTGTGCGGTGGATCATAGGCGATACCGAGAGTGGGGCGGGCGCGACCAAGAAGATCCACATCCTTGTCAAGCCGACGCGGCCGGAATTGGTCACCAATCTCGTGATCAACACCGACCGACGGACCTATCTCCTCGAGCTCCGCTCGACGGAGAAGACCTATATGGCCTCGGTCTCCTGGCAATATCCTGAGGACCAACTCATTGCTCTTCGGCGGCAGAATGCGGCGGCCGAAACCGCGGCCCCCATTGCGGCCGGCGTCGATCTCGCTTCGATCAATTTCCGCTATTCGATCGAGGGCGATGATCCGGCCTGGCGTCCGCTGCGCGCTTTTGACGACGGCAACAAGGTCTATATCGAATTTCCCAGCGGGATTGTCCAGGGTGAGATGCCGCCACTGTTCGTCATTGGCCCGGCCGGCGGCTCCGAACTGGTGAACTACCGGGTCAACCGCAACTACTACATCGTCGACCGCCTGTTCGCCGCCGCCGAATTGCGTCTTGGTGACAAGGACAGCGAGCGGCGCGTGCGTATCGTCCGCACCGACGGAAGGCCGCGCTCATGGCGATAG